In Anthocerotibacter panamensis C109, the sequence AAGCCCATCCTGACGGTTTCGGTGCAGGGGCTCGAGGGGCCAACGGAGAATCTGACCGGCACGGTCACCCCGATGGATTTGGCCTATGTCATGTACACTTCTGGGTCCACCGGCAAGCCCAAGGGGGTGATGACCACCCACCGCGCCCTGGTCAACCGGCTGTGGTGGATGCAGCAGCAGTATCCGCTCACCGCCGAGGACCGGGTACTCCAGAAGACGCCCTTTAGTTTTGATGTTTCGGTGTGGGAGTTCTTTTGGCCGTTGCTCAGTGGAGCCAGACTGGTCATGGCGCGTCCTGGAGGGCACAAGGAGCCTGGGTATCTGCGCCATGTGCTTGAGGAGCAGGCGATTAGTGTGGTGCACTTCGTCCCATCCCTGTTGCAGGTGTTTTTGGAGCAGACGGGGTTGGAGCGGTGCCATCGGCTCAGGCATGTGTTTTGTAGTGGGGAGGCGCTTACGGTATCGGTGCAGGAGCGGTTTTTTGAGCGGCTTGCTGCCCAACTCCACAACCTGTATGGTCCGACGGAGGCTGCTATTGATGTCAGTGCCTGGACCTGTGTACCCGGTGCAAGGGTAGTCATCGGACGCCCAATCGCCAACACAGAGCTCTATATTCTGGATGCGCACCTACAACCTGTACCCATCGGGGTCGCGGGGGAGTTGCACATCGGCGGCACACCCTTAGCACAGGGGTACTGGAATCAGCCCCAACTCACGGCGCAGAAGTTCATCCCCCATCCCTTTCGCCCCCAAGAACGGCTGTACAAAACCGGCGACCGGGCGCGGTTTCTCCGAGACGGGACGATTGCGTATTTGGGGCGCATCGACCACCAAGTAAAACTGCGTGGCTTGCGTATTGAGTTGGGCGAAATCGAAGCGCTCTTGCGCGAGTATGTGCGCGAAGCGGTAGTGCTCCTGCGCGAAGATGCGCCTGGGGATAAGCGGCTGGTCGCCTATGTCGTCGGAGCCTCGGACAGCGCCCAACTGCGTGGCTTGCTCCAGCAGAAAGTGCCTGAATACATGGTGCCTGGAGCGTTTGTTTTCCTGGAGGCGATGCCCTTGACCCCCAACGGCAAAGTGGACCGCCGTGCGCTACCTGCCCCTGCCTATGCCGGGGACATGGCGGAAGATGGCGCACCCCGGACGCCGGTTGAGGAATTGTTAGTGCGGCTGTGGGCGCAGGTTTTGGGGCTCCCGCAGGTGGGCATCCACGACAACTTTTTTGCGCTGGGTGGACACTCGCTCCTGGCGACTCAAGTCATCGCTCGGGTGCGGGAGACCTTTGGGGTCGAGGTGCCCTTGCGCGGGTTGTTTGAGGCTCCGACGATTGCTGCGTTTGCTGCCTATCTGCCCGCAGGCGCGGGGGTTGCCTGCTTGCCCCTCGATCCGATTGCTCGGGAGGGCGCTTTGCCGCTGTCTTTTGCCCAACAGCGTCTGTGGTTTTTGGAGCAGCTCGAGGGACCGAGCAGTACCTATAACATCCCGGCTATGGTGCGCCTCAGCGGTTCTCTGGACCGGGGTGCCCTCCACAAGAGCCTCCAGGAAGTGGTACAGCGCCATGAGGTGCTGCGGACCACATTTGCTCAAGGAGCAGAGGCTCCGGTGCAGGTCATCGCCCCCGCCCTAAAGCTGGATCTCCCCGAAGTAGAAGCTATAGAGCAGACTGTCGAGCAGCTAGCCACCGCAGAAGCCCAACGCCCCTTTGATCTCGAGCAAGGCCCTTTGCTGCGCTGCACTTTACTCAAGTTGGGCGCGACTGAACACGTTTTGCTCCTGACCGTCCACCACATTGCCGCCGATGGCTGGTCTTTGGGTGTCCTCATCCGCGAGCTTGCCTGCCTCTACCCCGCCTTCTTGCAGGACAGACCCCATTCCCTTCAGCCCTTACCGATTCAGTACGCCGACTTCGCCCACTGGCAGCGCCACTATCTCACGGGCGAACGGCTGGAGCGGCACCTGACCTATTGGCAGGAACATCTGACCGGCGCTCCTCCCCTATTGGCGCTCCCCACCGACCATCCGCGCCCCACCCGCCCCACCTTTCGGGGTAGTACCGTCCCCATGACGCTTTCCCGTGAAGAGACAGAGCAGCTCAAGCACTTGAGCCAAGAACACGGGGTGACGCTGTTCATGACGCTACTTGCAGCTTATGCAATACTGCTGGCGCGCTATAGCGCTCAAGACGACCTCGTAGTGGGCTGCCCAATCGCCAACCGCACGCGGGGCGAGACCGAAGGGCTGCTGGGATTTTTTGTGAATACGCTGCCCTTACGTATTAATTTGGCGGGGGAACCTAGCTTTGAGCAGGCCCTAGCGCGGGTCCGGGAAGTGACGTTGGGAGGATATGCCCATCAAGATTTACCGTTGGAACATTTGGTCGAGGTGCTACAGCCGGAGCGCAATCTTAACTACAACCCGCTTTTTCAGGTGGCGCTGGTGCTCAATCCCCCGCTTCCCGCGCTAGAACTGCCGGGGCTCCATCTGACTACGCTTGCAGTACCGTCCACCACAGCCAAATTTGACCTCACGCTAGCGCTAGAGGAGACCGCCCAAGGCTTGACAGGAGTCTGGGAATATAACCGGGACCTGTTCGAGGCTGAGACCATAATTCAGCTCACCCAACATTTCCAAAATCTGCTCGCGGCCATTGTGCACGCTCCTAACCGCCCCCTTGCCCATCACGACGTGCTCAGCCCCACCGAGCGCCATCAGCTCCTGGTCTGCTACAACGACACCCACACCCCCTTCCCCGAAACTCTGGGTCTGCATCAGTTGGTGGAAAGGCAAGTGGCACGCACCCCCGAGCGCATCGCAGTCAGCTTTGAGCAACAAACCCTCACCTACCACCACCTCAACGGCCACGCCAACCGACTGGCTCACCACCTGCAAGCCCTGGGGGTCGGACCGGGCACCCGTGTCGGCATCTGTCTGGAGCGCTCCTTGGAATTGGTGATTGCTCTGTTGGGGGTGCTCAAAGCTGGGGGGGCTTATGTTCCCTTGGACCCGAGCTATCCGACCGAGCGTTTGGCGTTTATGGCTGCCGATAGTCAAATCGCGGTGCTGGTGACTGCTCCTGGCTCCGTGCCCTGGGTTGCAGACAAGCCCATCCTGACGGTTTCGGTGCAGGGGCTCGAGGGGCCAACGGAGAATCTGACCGGCACGGTCACCCCGATGGATTTGGCCTATGTCATGTACACTTCTGGGTCCACCGGCAAGCCCAAGGGGGTGATGACCACCCACCGCGCCCTGGTCAACCGGCTGTGGTGGATGCAGCAGCAGTATCCGCTCACCGCCGAGGACCGGGTACTCCAGAAGACGCCCTTTAGTTTTGATGTTTCGGTGTGGGAGTTCTTTTGGCCGTTGCTCAGTGGAGCCAGACTGGTCATGGCGCGTCCTGGAGGGCACAAGGAGCCTGGGTATCTGCGCCATGTGCTTGAGGAGCAGGCGATTAGTGTGGTGCACTTCGTCCCATCCTTGTTGCAGGTGTTTTTGGAGCAGACGGGGTTGGAGCGGTGCCATCGGCTCAGGCATGTGTTTTGTAGTGGGGAGGCGCTTACGGTATCGGTGCAGGAGCGGTTTTTTGAGCGGCTTGCTGCCCAACTCCACAACCTGTATGGTCCGACGGAGGCTGCTATTGAGGTGAGTGCCTGGACCTGTGTACCGGGATCGAACGTAATCCCCATCGGACGCCCAATCGCCAACACAGAGCTCTATATTCTGGATGCGCACCTACAACCTGTACCCATCGGGGTCGCGGGGGAGTTGCACATCGGCGGCACACCCTTAGCACAGGGGTACTGGAATCAGCCCCAACTCACGGCGCAGAAGTTCATCCCCCATCCCTTTCGCCCCCAAGAACGGCTGTACAAAACCGGCGACCGGGCGCGGTTTCTCCGAGACGGGACGATTGCGTATTTGGGGCGCATCGACCACCAAGTAAAACTGCGTGGCTTGCGTATTGAGTTGGGCGAAATCGAAGCGCTCTTGCGCGAGTATGTGCGCGAAGCGGTAGTGCTCCTGCGCGAAGATGCGCCTGGGGATAAGCGGCTGGTCGCCTATGTCGTCGGAGCCTCGGACAGCGCCCAACTGCGTGGCTTGCTCCAGCAGAAAGTGCCTGAATACATGGTGCCTGCGGCGTTTGTTTTCCTGGAGGCGATGCCCTTGACCCCCAACGGCAAAGTGGACCGCCGTGCGCTACCTGCCCCTGCCTATGCCGGGGACATGGCGGAAGATGGCGCACCCCGGACGCCGGTTGAGGAATTGTTAGTACGGCTGTGGGCGCAGGTTTTGGGGCTCCCGCAGGTGGGCATCCACGACAACTTTTTTGCGCTGGGTGGACACTCGCTCCTGGCGACTCAAGTCATCGCTCGGGTGCGGGAGACCTTTGGGGTCGAGGTGCCCTTGCGCGGGTTGTTTGAGGCTCCGACGATTGCTGCGTTTGCTGCCTATCTGCCCGCAGGCGCGGGGGTTGCCTGCTTGCCCCTCGATCCGATTGCTCGGGAGGGCGCTTTGCCGCTGTCTTTTGCCCAACAGCGTCTGTGGTTTTTGGAGCAGCTCGAGGGACCGAGCAGCACCTATAACCTGCCTATGCCCGTGCGGTTGACGGGTCCGCTCCATCGGCAAGCCCTCCAGCAGAGCCTCAGTGAAGTCGTGCGACGCCATGAGGCGCTACGGACCCGCTTTCTAGCCGTCGGGGGCCATCCGGTGCAGGTCATCGCCCCCCCGACTGCCCTAGACCTGCCGATGATAGACCTAAGCGAGATAGCAGAACGGGACCACGCCGTACACCGCTACGCTCAGGTAGAAGCCCAACGCCCCTTTGATCTCGAGCAAGGCCCTTTGCTGCGCTGCACTTTACTCAAGTTGGGCGCGACTGAACACGTTTTGCTCCTGACCGTCCACCACATTGCCGCCGATGGCTGGTCTTTGGGTGTCCTCATCCGCGAGCTTGCCTGCCTCTACCCCGCCTTCTTGCAGGACAGACCCCATTCCCTTCAGCCCTTACCGATTCAGTACGCCGACTTCGCCCACTGGCAGCGCCACTATCTCACGGGCGAACGGCTAGAGCGGCACCTGACCTATTGGCAGGAACATCTGACCGGCGCTCCTCCCCTATTGGCGCTCCCCACCGACCATCCGCGCCCCCCGGTGCAACGCTTTGAGGGCGCTATCCTGCCCGTGGTCCTCCCTGCCGACCACGCGGCAGCCCTCCAAGCCCTGAGCCGCCGCCGGGGTGTGACGCTGTTCATGACCTTGCTTGCGGTCTTTCAGGTGCTGCTATACCACGCCACCAGCCAGGAAGACCTGGTCGTGGGTACGGCGGTCGCCAATCGTGACCCGGCAGCCGTCGAGGACTTGATTGGTTTTTTTGTAAATCAACTTGTCCTGCGTACCGACCTCAGCGGTAATCCTGAATTTCAAGAGCTTTTGCAGCGGGTGCGCCAAGTGACCCTCGCAGCCTACAGCCATCAGGAACTGCCCTTCGAGGCCCTAGTCGAGCACCTCAATCCCCCCCGTGACCCAAGCCACACGCCCCTCTTCCAGGTCCAATTTGTCCTCCAAAATACTCCCCTGCCCGCCTTGGAAGGGACCGACCTCACCCTAAGTCCCCTAAAAGTCGATAATGGCACCGCCAAATTTGATCTGCTCCTGATGCTCCAGGAGGATGAGGCAGGCATCCATGGCTTTTTCCAGTACAACACCGGACTCTTCGAGCGGGCCACGGTCTTGCGCCTGACCCAACACCTAGGGCTCCTCCTACAGGCAGTCATCCAAAATCCATCCGTCCATCTCGAAGAGCTAGACCAGCTTTTGGACACTGCCGAAGACCAGCAGCAGACCGACCAAGAGCAGTCCTTGCACGTCCGGGGGCACGCTACCCTGCGCCAGACCCGACGCCAAACCATCCAACGACCTATTTGTTGAGAAGACCAGACGTTGCCCTATTGCCAGGAGAAAACTTTAATGTCTCAGACAACCTTTGAAGGATTTCGCCTCTCGCCTCAGCAGCAGCGTATCTGGCAGCTCCAGGCAAACGG encodes:
- a CDS encoding non-ribosomal peptide synthetase, which encodes MNLSQLLSTLAALRVELWMEGEHLRYRAPKATLTPGLLAALRHHKAEICDVLQAPTIHPLTYGQRALWFLHQLNPTSASYNVALSVRICSGVEPQALRQVFQDLVTRHAALRTVFPVQDGEPVQRVQPVQELSWRTVDAHPTALYEQVMAAYSQPFDLEAGPLLRVDLFTQSQEEHVLLVTLHHIVSDAWSLWLLLEEVRHLYPARVSGQDVTLTPPATPYSAFGHWQTQLLANPDTERLWDYWRTHLAGDLPQLWPPRHGAVPELGGQTEGFRLTEALTLQLNALARKEGATLYMTLLAAFQVLLARYSGQEDILVGSPTTGRNQEAFARVIGYFVNPVVLRAQVRGDEPFTAFLGQVRATVLAALAHQDYPFALLVQRLQKDHDRTALFQASFNLQKPMGEMAMLFLPDGNRLEWGGLALEPYPIPQQEGQFDLTLEMVEARGTLYGVFKYNADLFDREQIIQLTQHFQNLLAAIVHAPNRPLAHHDVLSPTERHQLLVCYNDTHTPFPETLGLHQLVERQVARTPERIAVSFEQQTLTYHHLNGHANQLAHHLQALGVGPGTRVGICLERSLELVIALLGVLKAGGAYVPLDPSYPTERLAFMAADSQIAVLVTAPGSVPWVADKPILTVSVQGLEGPTENLTGTVTPMDLAYVMYTSGSTGKPKGVMTTHRALVNRLWWMQQQYPLTAEDRVLQKTPFSFDVSVWEFFWPLLSGARLVMARPGGHKEPGYLRHVLEEQAISVVHFVPSLLQVFLEQTGLERCHRLRHVFCSGEALTVSVQERFFERLAAQLHNLYGPTEAAIDVSAWTCVPGARVVIGRPIANTELYILDAHLQPVPIGVAGELHIGGTPLAQGYWNQPQLTAQKFIPHPFRPQERLYKTGDRARFLRDGTIAYLGRIDHQVKLRGLRIELGEIEALLREYVREAVVLLREDAPGDKRLVAYVVGASDSAQLRGLLQQKVPEYMVPGAFVFLEAMPLTPNGKVDRRALPAPAYAGDMAEDGAPRTPVEELLVRLWAQVLGLPQVGIHDNFFALGGHSLLATQVIARVRETFGVEVPLRGLFEAPTIAAFAAYLPAGAGVACLPLDPIAREGALPLSFAQQRLWFLEQLEGPSSTYNIPAMVRLSGSLDRGALHKSLQEVVQRHEVLRTTFAQGAEAPVQVIAPALKLDLPEVEAIEQTVEQLATAEAQRPFDLEQGPLLRCTLLKLGATEHVLLLTVHHIAADGWSLGVLIRELACLYPAFLQDRPHSLQPLPIQYADFAHWQRHYLTGERLERHLTYWQEHLTGAPPLLALPTDHPRPTRPTFRGSTVPMTLSREETEQLKHLSQEHGVTLFMTLLAAYAILLARYSAQDDLVVGCPIANRTRGETEGLLGFFVNTLPLRINLAGEPSFEQALARVREVTLGGYAHQDLPLEHLVEVLQPERNLNYNPLFQVALVLNPPLPALELPGLHLTTLAVPSTTAKFDLTLALEETAQGLTGVWEYNRDLFEAETIIQLTQHFQNLLAAIVHAPNRPLAHHDVLSPTERHQLLVCYNDTHTPFPETLGLHQLVERQVARTPERIAVSFEQQTLTYHHLNGHANRLAHHLQALGVGPGTRVGICLERSLELVIALLGVLKAGGAYVPLDPSYPTERLAFMAADSQIAVLVTAPGSVPWVADKPILTVSVQGLEGPTENLTGTVTPMDLAYVMYTSGSTGKPKGVMTTHRALVNRLWWMQQQYPLTAEDRVLQKTPFSFDVSVWEFFWPLLSGARLVMARPGGHKEPGYLRHVLEEQAISVVHFVPSLLQVFLEQTGLERCHRLRHVFCSGEALTVSVQERFFERLAAQLHNLYGPTEAAIEVSAWTCVPGSNVIPIGRPIANTELYILDAHLQPVPIGVAGELHIGGTPLAQGYWNQPQLTAQKFIPHPFRPQERLYKTGDRARFLRDGTIAYLGRIDHQVKLRGLRIELGEIEALLREYVREAVVLLREDAPGDKRLVAYVVGASDSAQLRGLLQQKVPEYMVPAAFVFLEAMPLTPNGKVDRRALPAPAYAGDMAEDGAPRTPVEELLVRLWAQVLGLPQVGIHDNFFALGGHSLLATQVIARVRETFGVEVPLRGLFEAPTIAAFAAYLPAGAGVACLPLDPIAREGALPLSFAQQRLWFLEQLEGPSSTYNLPMPVRLTGPLHRQALQQSLSEVVRRHEALRTRFLAVGGHPVQVIAPPTALDLPMIDLSEIAERDHAVHRYAQVEAQRPFDLEQGPLLRCTLLKLGATEHVLLLTVHHIAADGWSLGVLIRELACLYPAFLQDRPHSLQPLPIQYADFAHWQRHYLTGERLERHLTYWQEHLTGAPPLLALPTDHPRPPVQRFEGAILPVVLPADHAAALQALSRRRGVTLFMTLLAVFQVLLYHATSQEDLVVGTAVANRDPAAVEDLIGFFVNQLVLRTDLSGNPEFQELLQRVRQVTLAAYSHQELPFEALVEHLNPPRDPSHTPLFQVQFVLQNTPLPALEGTDLTLSPLKVDNGTAKFDLLLMLQEDEAGIHGFFQYNTGLFERATVLRLTQHLGLLLQAVIQNPSVHLEELDQLLDTAEDQQQTDQEQSLHVRGHATLRQTRRQTIQRPIC